AACTGGTATTGTGGCTATTATTAAGGGAAACAAACCCGGTTCTGATAAAGTGTTGGCGATTCGGGCTGATATGGATGCTTTACCAATTCAAGAACTGAATGAGGTTCCCTATAAATCGCAGCATGATGGAGTGATGCACGCTTGTGGACATGATGGACATACTGCGATCGCACTTGGTACAGCATACTATCTTCAGCAGCATCGGCACAACTTTAGCGGTACAGTTAAAATCATCTTCCAGCCAGCCGAAGAAGGGCCAGGCGGCGCACAACCAATGATTGCAGCCGGGGTACTCAAAAACCCTGATGTGGATGCAATTATCGGGTTACATTTGTGGAATAATTTGCCATTAGGGACAGTAGGTGTCCGTCCTGGGGCGTTAATGGCATCTGTAGAGTGCTTTAACTGCACCATTTTGGGTAAAGGTGGACATGGTGCTATGCCTCATCAAACCATTGATTCTATCATCGTTGCTGCCCAAATTGTCAATGCCCTACAAACCATTGTAGCCCGTAACGTCAACCCCATTGATTCCGCAGTGGTAACAGTCGGCGAACTTCATGCAGGAACGAAGCTGAATATTATTGCTGATCAAGCCCGCATGAGTGGTACTATCAGATACTTTAACCCTGATTTAAAAGGATTTTTTAACCAGCGAGTTGAGCAAATCATCGCCGGAGTTTGTCAAAGTCATGGGGCAAAATATGACTTAGAATACTGGAGTCTTTATCCACCAGTCATCAATGATGCGGGTATAGCAGAACTGGTGAAGTCAGTAGCAGAAGAAGTGATTGAAACCCCTATCGGTATCGTCCCAGAGTGCCAAACTATGGGCGGTGAAGATATGTCATTTTTCTTACAAGAAGTCCCTGGTTGTTATTTCTTCCTCGGATCTGCCAACCCTGCCAAAAATTTAGCCTATCCCCATCATCATCCCCGATTTGATTTTGATGAAACTGCCTTAGCAATGGGTGTGGAAATATTTGTTCGGAGTGTAGAGAAATTTTTAAACAGGACTTACGCAAAGTTTTGAAAAAACGAACCGCATAAATTTAAACATCTGCCAACAGAACTTGTTTCACTGTGTGAGAAAATAATTACCGCAGAATATTTAGCTCAAACAGCAAGAAGCCCTCGAACTGCAAAAGTATGATCAGTTTATGCCCCATTCGCTGTTACGAAAAGCGTTTACTGAGGATTATTGAGATATTTTAGAAGTTAAGCAGCAAAGATTACAATGGTAGGTAATTAGAATAATGTCTATTGCTCCTTGGCGGAGTGCGATCGCTCGTGCGTTGCATCGTAATCGTAGCCTAGCTTATGCCCGTTACCTACAACTAGCAACAGTCCGGGAAAATAATCGTCCTGCTAACCGTACCGTTGTTTTTCGTGGTTTTCTGGAAGATAGCAACCAGTTAAAATTTATTACTGATGCCCGTAGTGATAAAGTTGACCAAATACAACAACAACCTTGGGCAGAGATTTGTTGGTACTTCCCCAACACGCGAGAACAATTTCGGCTTTCTGGCTGCTTAACTTTAATTAGAGATGATAATTCTCACCCTATTTTCCAACCAGCCCGGATCAAAATTTGGCAAGAATTAAGTGATGCAGCGCGTTTACAATTTGCTTGGCCTGATCCTGGTAAACCCAGAGTAGATAAACCAGCAGCCTTTGAGCCATCACCACCTAATCCCGCCCAGCCAGTGCCGAATTTTTGCCTACTGCTACTCGACCCCCTGGAAGTAGACCATTTAGAATTGCGGGGTGAACCACAAAATCGCCGAATTTACTGCCGCGATGAGCAAGAAGAGTGGTCTACCCAAGAAATTAATCCTTAGTAATTAGTCATTAGTCATCGAACGAATTTAAATATGCGTCTTTCATCACCCTTGTAGAGACGTTGCATGGAACGTCTCTACATTATTTGTAATCAGATGTCTATTGGTCATTGGGAAGTTACCGTCTTCTCCCCCCAGCACCCAGCACCCAGCCCCCCTGCCTCTTTAAATTCCTGCACCATCGAGAAATTCTTGAATTGCTTTATCTCTGAGGCTACACAAGGGAGCATCTTTTAACAAATCACTTTCGGGAGAAACTACAGAAACAGCCAAAACATGAGTTTTTGGTGAAGACTGATTGTTTTGGAGATTTTGGACTTGTTCTTCCAATGATTCAATCCGATCAACTAAAGCACGAATTACTTGAGCTTCCGAATCTGGCAAGTTGTTGTGTTCTAGGGGAGC
The window above is part of the Nodularia spumigena CCY9414 genome. Proteins encoded here:
- a CDS encoding M20 metallopeptidase family protein; this encodes MVSTFPNSSVDLSRVRLEIRSLQPQLVEWRRRLHQKPELGFKEKLTAELVSSKLQEWGIEHETGIAQTGIVAIIKGNKPGSDKVLAIRADMDALPIQELNEVPYKSQHDGVMHACGHDGHTAIALGTAYYLQQHRHNFSGTVKIIFQPAEEGPGGAQPMIAAGVLKNPDVDAIIGLHLWNNLPLGTVGVRPGALMASVECFNCTILGKGGHGAMPHQTIDSIIVAAQIVNALQTIVARNVNPIDSAVVTVGELHAGTKLNIIADQARMSGTIRYFNPDLKGFFNQRVEQIIAGVCQSHGAKYDLEYWSLYPPVINDAGIAELVKSVAEEVIETPIGIVPECQTMGGEDMSFFLQEVPGCYFFLGSANPAKNLAYPHHHPRFDFDETALAMGVEIFVRSVEKFLNRTYAKF
- a CDS encoding Npun_F5749 family FMN-dependent PPOX-type flavoprotein; this encodes MSIAPWRSAIARALHRNRSLAYARYLQLATVRENNRPANRTVVFRGFLEDSNQLKFITDARSDKVDQIQQQPWAEICWYFPNTREQFRLSGCLTLIRDDNSHPIFQPARIKIWQELSDAARLQFAWPDPGKPRVDKPAAFEPSPPNPAQPVPNFCLLLLDPLEVDHLELRGEPQNRRIYCRDEQEEWSTQEINP